The following are encoded together in the Bacillota bacterium genome:
- a CDS encoding type II toxin-antitoxin system HicB family antitoxin: MKQRVVVRVEIFREGDLYVGLCPDLEVSSFGETITEAKDSLREALEAFLEECEAMGTLEEVLEEAGYLRQDGTWLPRQPVSAELVALG, encoded by the coding sequence ATGAAACAGCGCGTCGTCGTGCGGGTGGAAATCTTCCGCGAAGGTGATCTGTACGTGGGTCTCTGCCCAGACTTGGAAGTCTCAAGCTTTGGGGAGACGATCACCGAAGCGAAGGATTCTCTTCGAGAGGCTTTGGAGGCTTTCCTCGAGGAATGTGAAGCGATGGGGACCCTGGAGGAGGTTTTAGAGGAAGCGGGCTACCTCCGGCAGGATGGGACTTGGCTACCGCGTCAACCGGTCTCAGCTGAACTGGTCGCCCTCGGGTAA
- a CDS encoding type II toxin-antitoxin system HicA family toxin, with the protein MASRKITPIPYQKLVKIFELDGFTIKRQKGDHLILTKPGAKRPVVIKKSPREVPVTHILTNLKTAGMSRERYLELRAQV; encoded by the coding sequence ATGGCTTCTCGTAAGATTACACCCATTCCCTATCAGAAGCTGGTAAAAATTTTCGAGCTAGACGGCTTTACCATCAAACGCCAAAAGGGGGACCACCTGATTTTGACGAAGCCAGGGGCGAAGCGACCGGTTGTGATTAAGAAAAGCCCACGTGAGGTGCCTGTAACCCACATCTTAACGAATTTAAAAACCGCAGGGATGAGTCGTGAGCGCTATTTGGAACTGCGGGCTCAGGTATAG
- a CDS encoding AAA family ATPase, producing MFTTSNEGILRVKSINICDFRGIKKLNKPLNTDADVVLITGPNGFGKTSLIDALCLLLTGHLHPLREPVIFELPEIKYFPEKTTLEATILKTSGAEKNVTVTVPKKGSPECSDPIWHRSPSAREITAKASFFYQDLVEETFDNFTRGTTLKDFLAPPPEEVEVARSALKEALKQVEQKERTLVITGVESEAALNKEREEIARSVTDLWRQLIFVVENFNIAPRELPVIDVLKTGGDLRKDWQKKLADFTLSFSNYMGLQKPSEDMNITSTLIYFQTLINELKIKHILPKSDTAERLNHLIASLPDATNILKLKQIDALKNNCLELGKELAKNKERLQLLLKVENHFKSPEGPGLLEIMQSLRQHGHEWQQLDVGSNNEYMRPPVEVMNWLNTAYTSLAVNGKHLDEILASWQEQVENERSRLSTAVNKQERELSECKTTIDILEEIKKMANTSADAQELLKKAQERAGQRAKLEAGQAFRDATSKSETHPVKLADDILKALDKWIDVEKRDLNRQEQLKKSGQYRKAKEQIRILKDALNREITPEKSVLESIRQVPDSEAQKLAELINKILYRFRLVRGILPVRIQSSQRKQGRNQQGIWEFKTADGRTLTSLSTGQQSQLALSLLLGLNISLDISFLRHGIIALDDTTTSFDMAQLPREAALLRQIVYGTGDDDSPRRQLFIVSHHEELTHRLMDFLIPPQGKKMHILNFVDWNPENGPEIEQYQMESAKPAREGRKALGRFLKDVLKENTPPGGPGQHRG from the coding sequence ATGTTTACCACCAGTAATGAAGGTATTTTAAGAGTTAAGTCTATCAACATCTGCGATTTTCGCGGGATAAAAAAGCTTAATAAACCGTTAAACACCGATGCAGATGTTGTTTTAATTACCGGGCCCAACGGATTCGGTAAAACCAGCTTGATCGATGCGCTCTGCCTGCTCCTTACAGGTCACCTTCACCCGCTCAGGGAACCTGTTATCTTTGAATTGCCAGAGATAAAGTACTTCCCTGAAAAGACTACGTTAGAAGCAACCATCTTAAAAACAAGTGGTGCTGAAAAAAATGTGACGGTTACTGTTCCTAAAAAAGGTTCCCCCGAATGCAGCGACCCGATCTGGCATCGATCACCTTCTGCAAGAGAAATTACAGCAAAGGCAAGTTTTTTCTATCAGGATCTGGTTGAGGAGACTTTTGATAATTTTACACGAGGAACAACCCTTAAGGACTTTCTGGCGCCCCCACCTGAGGAGGTTGAAGTAGCGCGTTCCGCGCTTAAAGAGGCCCTAAAACAAGTAGAGCAAAAGGAGAGAACGCTGGTCATAACCGGAGTTGAAAGCGAGGCGGCATTAAACAAAGAGAGGGAGGAAATTGCTCGCAGCGTAACAGATTTATGGCGGCAACTCATCTTTGTAGTGGAAAATTTCAATATTGCACCACGGGAACTTCCCGTCATCGACGTCTTAAAGACCGGGGGAGACTTGAGAAAGGACTGGCAAAAAAAGCTCGCCGATTTTACTCTCAGCTTCAGCAATTATATGGGCCTGCAGAAACCAAGCGAAGACATGAATATAACATCCACCTTGATATACTTTCAAACCCTCATCAATGAGCTCAAAATAAAGCATATCCTCCCAAAAAGCGATACGGCGGAACGGCTGAATCACCTGATCGCCAGCCTTCCCGACGCCACGAATATACTGAAATTGAAACAAATTGACGCTTTGAAGAATAACTGCCTGGAGTTGGGGAAAGAGTTGGCCAAAAACAAAGAAAGGCTTCAATTGCTGTTAAAAGTGGAGAATCATTTCAAGAGTCCTGAAGGGCCCGGTTTGCTGGAAATTATGCAATCACTTCGCCAGCACGGGCACGAATGGCAACAATTAGATGTTGGTTCCAATAATGAATATATGCGTCCACCTGTGGAAGTTATGAATTGGCTTAATACAGCCTATACTTCCCTTGCTGTTAATGGAAAGCACCTCGATGAAATATTGGCAAGCTGGCAGGAACAGGTGGAAAACGAGCGAAGCAGGCTTTCAACAGCTGTTAATAAACAGGAAAGAGAGCTTTCTGAGTGCAAGACAACCATTGATATACTCGAAGAAATCAAGAAGATGGCAAATACTTCTGCCGACGCGCAGGAACTTCTAAAAAAAGCGCAGGAAAGGGCCGGACAGAGAGCGAAACTCGAAGCCGGTCAGGCTTTTCGCGATGCCACATCAAAATCTGAAACGCATCCTGTTAAATTGGCCGATGACATTCTAAAGGCTTTGGACAAATGGATTGACGTTGAAAAAAGAGACCTGAATCGCCAGGAACAACTGAAGAAGTCGGGCCAATACAGGAAGGCAAAAGAGCAAATTAGAATTTTGAAGGATGCATTGAATAGGGAGATTACACCGGAGAAATCAGTTCTAGAAAGCATCCGTCAGGTTCCGGATAGCGAAGCCCAAAAGCTTGCAGAATTGATAAACAAAATTCTCTACAGGTTTCGCCTGGTTCGGGGTATTCTCCCTGTGAGAATCCAAAGCTCGCAAAGAAAACAAGGAAGAAATCAACAGGGAATCTGGGAATTTAAAACCGCAGACGGTCGCACTTTAACCTCACTTTCTACAGGGCAGCAGTCTCAACTTGCCCTTTCGCTGCTCCTGGGGCTGAACATATCCCTGGATATCAGTTTTTTGCGTCACGGGATCATTGCCCTGGATGATACCACGACATCCTTCGACATGGCACAGCTACCCCGGGAGGCTGCACTGTTAAGGCAAATCGTTTATGGGACCGGCGATGATGACAGCCCGCGGCGCCAACTGTTTATCGTGAGCCACCATGAGGAACTAACCCACAGGTTAATGGATTTCCTCATACCGCCCCAGGGAAAGAAAATGCACATTTTAAATTTTGTTGATTGGAACCCGGAAAATGGGCCGGAAATCGAACAGTATCAGATGGAATCTGCAAAACCCGCCAGGGAAGGGAGGAAAGCGTTAGGAAGATTTCTAAAGGATGTTTTGAAAGAGAACACGCCCCCCGGCGGGCCAGGACAACATCGGGGTTAG
- a CDS encoding mannose-1-phosphate guanylyltransferase: MAGGSGERFWPYSRRERPKQFLAIGGRESLLQQAVARAKLLVDVEKIYIVTGRGYSELVREQAPELPPENLIVEPVGRDTAPCIALAALLLAARDPETLMVVLPSDHMILDERRFCEAITRALALAADTNGLVTVGIQPTRPETGYGYIRLGEPAEDGSAYRVDRFVEKPDACRAAEYLASGEYLWNSGMFIWRAKAIREAISRHLPELAAAMEPIERALGTADFEETLNDHFPRLPKISIDYGVIEKAANVWVVPGSFGWDDLGSWTALERVLEPDGFGNLVEGKAVLVDTENVIARNDNRDKLMVTLGLKDLLVVDMPDVLLVAHKDREPELKKVVRELESRGLSRYLHSFGGGEE; the protein is encoded by the coding sequence ATGGCCGGCGGCTCCGGCGAGAGGTTCTGGCCGTACAGCAGAAGAGAAAGGCCCAAGCAGTTTCTGGCAATCGGCGGGAGAGAGAGCCTTCTTCAACAGGCCGTTGCAAGGGCGAAGCTGCTTGTGGACGTAGAAAAAATCTACATCGTTACCGGCCGGGGCTACAGCGAACTGGTGCGAGAGCAGGCCCCGGAGCTCCCCCCTGAAAACCTGATTGTCGAACCGGTAGGCCGCGATACGGCGCCCTGCATAGCCCTGGCGGCCCTGCTTTTAGCGGCAAGAGACCCGGAGACGCTCATGGTTGTCCTGCCGTCGGATCACATGATTCTCGACGAGCGCCGTTTTTGCGAAGCGATAACCCGTGCGCTTGCACTGGCGGCCGATACAAACGGACTCGTGACCGTCGGCATCCAGCCCACACGCCCCGAAACAGGCTACGGCTACATCCGCTTAGGGGAGCCGGCAGAGGACGGGTCGGCTTACAGGGTGGACAGGTTCGTGGAAAAGCCCGATGCCTGCCGGGCGGCCGAGTATCTGGCTTCGGGTGAGTATCTCTGGAACAGCGGCATGTTTATATGGAGGGCGAAGGCGATCAGAGAAGCGATTTCCCGCCACCTCCCGGAGCTGGCTGCTGCCATGGAGCCCATCGAGAGAGCGCTGGGCACCGCTGATTTCGAAGAGACCCTCAACGATCACTTTCCCCGCCTGCCCAAGATCTCCATCGATTACGGTGTAATCGAAAAGGCGGCCAATGTCTGGGTCGTGCCCGGGAGCTTCGGCTGGGATGACCTGGGGTCGTGGACGGCGCTGGAGCGGGTGCTGGAGCCTGACGGCTTCGGGAACCTTGTTGAAGGAAAAGCCGTTCTCGTCGATACCGAGAATGTGATTGCCAGGAACGACAACCGGGATAAATTAATGGTCACTCTTGGCCTTAAGGACCTGCTGGTCGTTGATATGCCCGATGTGCTGCTGGTGGCCCATAAGGATAGGGAACCGGAGCTCAAAAAAGTGGTCAGGGAGCTGGAGAGCCGGGGTTTGAGCCGGTATTTGCACAGCTTCGGCGGAGGAGAGGAGTAA
- a CDS encoding phosphomannomutase/phosphoglucomutase, translating to MVELNRQIFRQYDIRGHAERDFPDETVRLLGRAFGTYVRERGISEVLVGRDNRLSSERLRNAFVAGLLATGCTVIDIGLVATPILYYAMVHCGTKAGAMITGSHNPPDENGFKLACGEGTLYGEEILKLKEMAEAGRFKSGKGRMEKRDLATPYLAMLQEKIELGPRSLKVAVDCGNGTASLFAEKILRAWGCEVIPLYCESDPRFPNHHPDPVVAANLEDLRQAVLEHGADLGVAYDGDADRISVVDEKGEIIWGDLLMCLFWREILARHPGALAIIEVKCSQALVDEVVRLGGRPFFYKTGHSLIKAKMRVTGAVFAGEMSGHMFFADEYFGFDDAFYATGRLLRILSNTPKTLSQLLEDVPRYYATPEIRIPCPDEDKFKVVERLKEEFRRDYEVVDVDGVRVIFPEGWGLVRASNTQPALVARCEAKTPEGLSKICSIVKEAVARHPEAGDFDWKH from the coding sequence GTGGTTGAACTTAACCGGCAGATATTCCGCCAGTACGACATTCGCGGCCACGCAGAGCGGGACTTCCCGGATGAAACGGTTCGGCTTCTGGGCCGGGCCTTTGGCACTTATGTCCGGGAGCGTGGGATTTCAGAGGTGCTGGTGGGGCGGGACAACCGCCTCAGCTCAGAAAGGTTGAGAAATGCTTTCGTTGCAGGGCTGCTTGCCACCGGGTGTACGGTCATCGACATCGGTCTTGTGGCAACTCCGATTCTCTATTACGCCATGGTGCACTGCGGCACTAAAGCTGGGGCGATGATCACCGGCAGCCACAACCCTCCCGATGAGAACGGCTTCAAGCTTGCCTGCGGTGAAGGGACGCTCTACGGGGAAGAGATCCTGAAGTTAAAGGAAATGGCAGAAGCCGGTCGATTCAAATCCGGGAAAGGCAGGATGGAAAAAAGGGATTTAGCAACCCCGTACCTCGCCATGCTCCAGGAGAAGATCGAGCTGGGCCCGCGCAGTTTGAAAGTTGCCGTGGACTGCGGCAACGGAACTGCTTCCCTTTTTGCCGAGAAGATCTTAAGGGCCTGGGGGTGCGAGGTGATTCCCCTTTACTGCGAATCGGATCCCCGCTTCCCCAACCATCACCCGGATCCTGTGGTTGCCGCCAATTTAGAAGATCTGAGGCAGGCGGTTTTGGAGCACGGGGCCGACCTGGGTGTGGCTTACGACGGCGATGCCGACAGGATCAGTGTGGTTGACGAAAAAGGGGAGATCATCTGGGGAGATCTGTTGATGTGCCTCTTCTGGCGGGAGATTCTGGCCCGCCACCCGGGGGCTTTGGCGATCATTGAGGTTAAGTGCTCCCAGGCGCTGGTCGATGAGGTAGTCCGCTTGGGAGGGAGGCCGTTTTTCTATAAAACAGGCCACTCTTTGATCAAGGCCAAGATGAGGGTGACGGGAGCGGTTTTTGCCGGCGAGATGTCCGGCCACATGTTCTTCGCGGACGAATACTTTGGCTTTGACGATGCCTTCTACGCTACAGGAAGGCTGTTGAGAATATTATCCAACACACCCAAGACGCTCTCTCAGCTTCTTGAAGATGTGCCCAGGTATTATGCTACTCCGGAAATACGCATCCCCTGCCCTGATGAAGATAAGTTCAAAGTGGTGGAGCGCCTGAAGGAAGAGTTTCGCCGGGATTATGAAGTTGTTGATGTAGACGGGGTGAGGGTAATTTTTCCCGAAGGCTGGGGCCTGGTGCGCGCCTCCAACACCCAGCCTGCGCTCGTGGCGAGGTGCGAAGCAAAAACCCCGGAAGGTCTTAGTAAAATCTGCAGCATCGTCAAAGAAGCCGTTGCCCGGCATCCGGAAGCAGGGGATTTCGACTGGAAGCATTAG
- the rfbD gene encoding dTDP-4-dehydrorhamnose reductase: MKVLITGAAGQLGTDLVRVLGDGGCQVIPAGRADFDITDLEATVKFITGVQPDAVVHSAAFTDVDACESQREKAFAVNGLGARNVAVAARKVDAKLFYISTDYVFDGLKEGPYFEFDRPNPLNVYGRSKLWGEELVKEQLQKFFIIRTAWLYGRAGRNFVKTMLMLGREKGELQVVNDQRGTPTYTGDLALQIKELLPTELYGTYHCSSQGACTWYEFAVEIFRLAGLSVRVEPVTSEEFRRPAKRPKNSVLENFALKLEGLDIMPHWKESLEKFMRAFKREEMIL, encoded by the coding sequence GTGAAGGTTTTGATTACAGGTGCTGCAGGGCAGCTTGGTACCGATCTGGTGAGAGTTTTGGGCGACGGCGGCTGCCAGGTGATCCCCGCAGGCCGCGCCGACTTCGATATCACCGATCTCGAGGCCACCGTAAAATTCATTACCGGTGTTCAACCGGACGCCGTTGTGCACAGCGCTGCCTTTACGGATGTTGACGCCTGCGAAAGTCAGCGTGAAAAAGCCTTTGCCGTCAACGGTCTGGGAGCGAGGAATGTTGCTGTTGCAGCAAGAAAGGTAGATGCCAAGCTCTTTTACATCAGCACTGATTATGTCTTCGATGGCCTTAAGGAGGGGCCTTACTTTGAGTTCGACAGGCCGAATCCGCTCAACGTTTACGGGAGATCGAAGCTGTGGGGCGAAGAGCTGGTTAAGGAGCAGCTGCAGAAGTTTTTCATCATCCGCACTGCCTGGCTTTACGGGCGGGCGGGCAGGAACTTTGTGAAAACGATGCTGATGCTTGGGAGGGAAAAGGGGGAATTGCAGGTCGTTAACGACCAGAGGGGCACTCCCACGTATACCGGGGACCTGGCGCTCCAGATCAAAGAACTGCTTCCCACGGAACTGTACGGCACATATCACTGTTCCTCTCAAGGGGCCTGCACCTGGTACGAGTTCGCCGTCGAGATCTTCAGGCTGGCCGGTCTGAGCGTCAGGGTTGAGCCTGTAACCTCCGAGGAGTTTCGGCGCCCGGCAAAACGACCCAAGAATTCGGTGCTGGAAAACTTCGCACTCAAGCTCGAGGGGCTCGACATCATGCCTCACTGGAAGGAGTCGCTGGAGAAGTTCATGAGAGCATTTAAAAGAGAGGAAATGATATTGTGA
- a CDS encoding glucose-1-phosphate thymidylyltransferase, whose amino-acid sequence MKALVLAGGKGTRLRPLTYTIPKQLVPVANRPIIHYVMDQIAGVGIRDVGVIISPDTGSQIKEALAENLWGFNFTFILQEEPRGLAHAVMVARDFLGDDPFLMYLGDNLIGQGIEAFVEEFRQSKPEAMILLKEVADPRMFGVAEVDCDGKIRRLVEKPKVPPSNLALVGIYLFSPSIHEAVLEIKPSFRGELEITDAIQKLLDRRKTVRSFILKRWWLDTGKKDDLLEANRVVLDELVRESLEGEVDGGSRVAGRVFLAKGARIEGSTVRGPAVIGKGTIVRNSFIGPYTSIGSDCAVEGSALEHAVILDGARIAGIARLEDSVVGRNAVISKGSQNSQALRLMVGDDAEVLL is encoded by the coding sequence GTGAAGGCCTTGGTTCTGGCAGGGGGAAAGGGAACCCGCCTGCGGCCCCTGACATATACGATCCCCAAGCAGCTGGTTCCCGTGGCCAACCGCCCGATCATTCACTACGTGATGGATCAGATCGCCGGCGTGGGCATCAGAGATGTGGGGGTCATCATTTCGCCTGATACCGGTTCGCAGATAAAGGAGGCACTGGCAGAGAACCTCTGGGGATTTAATTTTACCTTCATCCTTCAGGAAGAGCCCAGGGGCCTTGCCCATGCCGTCATGGTGGCTCGCGACTTCCTGGGCGATGACCCTTTCCTGATGTATCTCGGAGACAACCTCATCGGGCAGGGCATCGAGGCTTTTGTCGAAGAGTTTCGGCAGTCGAAGCCCGAGGCGATGATCCTTTTGAAGGAAGTAGCTGACCCGCGCATGTTTGGAGTTGCCGAAGTTGACTGCGACGGCAAGATCAGGCGCCTCGTCGAGAAGCCAAAAGTTCCCCCTTCTAATCTGGCGCTGGTTGGAATTTACCTTTTCTCTCCTTCCATCCATGAAGCTGTTCTGGAGATTAAGCCTTCCTTTCGGGGGGAACTGGAGATCACCGATGCCATCCAGAAACTCCTCGACAGGAGAAAGACCGTAAGGAGCTTCATCCTCAAAAGATGGTGGCTTGACACCGGGAAGAAAGACGATCTGCTGGAGGCCAACCGTGTCGTTTTAGACGAACTCGTGAGAGAGAGCCTGGAGGGAGAAGTTGACGGGGGGAGCAGGGTTGCGGGACGCGTCTTTCTGGCGAAAGGAGCCCGGATTGAAGGGAGCACCGTCCGCGGCCCGGCGGTTATCGGGAAGGGAACGATCGTCAGGAATTCGTTTATAGGCCCCTATACAAGCATCGGCAGCGACTGCGCGGTTGAAGGTTCTGCCCTCGAACACGCTGTGATCCTGGACGGCGCCAGGATTGCAGGCATTGCGCGCCTGGAGGACAGCGTTGTCGGGAGAAATGCCGTTATCTCGAAAGGGAGCCAAAACAGCCAGGCTCTGCGGCTGATGGTGGGTGATGATGCGGAGGTGCTGCTGTAG
- the rfbC gene encoding dTDP-4-dehydrorhamnose 3,5-epimerase: MPFSFQRLEIPEVVLIEPKVFQDGRGFFMETYKFSDFTAFGITERFVQDNHSRSLRGVLRGLHYQNPPNAQGKLVRVVAGEIFDVAVDIRRGSPTYGKWVGERLSAENKRMLYIPPGFAHGFCVLSQEAEVVYKVTEEYAPEHEAGIIWNDPDIGIRWPVAEPIISEKDAAFPRLKEAENYFFFFYQD; encoded by the coding sequence GTGCCGTTCAGTTTTCAGAGGTTAGAGATTCCGGAGGTCGTCCTCATCGAGCCGAAGGTCTTTCAGGATGGGCGCGGTTTCTTCATGGAGACCTACAAGTTCTCCGATTTCACAGCATTCGGCATCACCGAGCGCTTCGTTCAGGATAACCATTCTCGATCATTAAGAGGCGTCCTCCGCGGCCTCCACTACCAGAATCCCCCGAATGCCCAGGGAAAGCTCGTCCGGGTCGTCGCCGGTGAGATATTCGATGTAGCCGTGGATATCAGGAGAGGCTCCCCGACCTACGGGAAGTGGGTTGGTGAGAGGCTTTCGGCAGAAAACAAGCGGATGCTCTACATCCCCCCGGGGTTTGCCCACGGCTTCTGTGTCCTGAGTCAGGAGGCCGAGGTCGTCTACAAGGTGACCGAAGAATACGCACCTGAGCACGAGGCGGGGATCATCTGGAACGACCCTGACATCGGCATCCGCTGGCCGGTCGCAGAACCCATCATCTCTGAAAAGGATGCAGCCTTTCCCCGCCTCAAGGAAGCAGAAAACTATTTCTTTTTCTTTTATCAGGACTAG
- the rfbB gene encoding dTDP-glucose 4,6-dehydratase — protein MKLLITGGAGFIGSNFIRYILREHPEWEIVNLDKLTYAGNLANLKDVEDNPRYRFVRGDIADRGLVERLFHEEKFDVVVNFAAESHVDRSILDSSPFIETNVKGVQVLLEAAREFEIKKFVQISTDEVYGSLAHDDPPCTEESPLLPNSPYSASKAAADLLCRAYHKTYKLPIVITRSSNNYGPYQFPEKLIPLMITNALEDKPLPVYGDGQNVRDWLFVEDNCRAIALVIEKGKPGEIYNIGGGEEKRNIDVVKTILRLLGKPESLITFVKDRPGHDLRYALNTGKMLRELGWQPVVSFEGGLAQTVKWYLENRTWWERVRAGAHLDFMEQWYILHKKYADN, from the coding sequence ATGAAGCTGCTCATTACCGGCGGTGCGGGTTTCATCGGGAGCAATTTCATTCGCTATATCCTACGGGAGCATCCAGAATGGGAGATCGTCAACCTCGACAAACTCACTTATGCCGGGAATCTGGCTAATTTGAAGGATGTCGAAGATAATCCCCGGTACAGGTTCGTCAGGGGGGATATTGCCGACCGCGGGCTGGTGGAGAGGCTCTTCCATGAGGAGAAGTTCGATGTAGTTGTTAATTTCGCCGCCGAGTCCCACGTGGACCGGAGCATCCTCGACTCCTCCCCCTTCATCGAGACGAACGTCAAGGGAGTGCAGGTGCTCCTGGAGGCGGCAAGGGAGTTCGAAATAAAGAAATTCGTTCAGATCTCCACCGATGAGGTTTACGGCTCCCTCGCCCACGACGATCCGCCCTGCACCGAGGAGAGCCCCCTGCTTCCCAACAGCCCCTACTCCGCCAGCAAGGCGGCGGCCGACCTCTTGTGCCGCGCCTATCATAAAACTTACAAACTTCCCATTGTCATCACCAGGAGTTCCAACAACTACGGCCCGTACCAGTTCCCCGAAAAGCTGATCCCTCTGATGATCACCAACGCCCTGGAAGACAAGCCCCTGCCCGTCTACGGGGACGGCCAGAACGTCCGGGACTGGCTCTTCGTCGAGGACAACTGCCGGGCCATTGCCCTTGTCATCGAGAAAGGAAAACCCGGAGAGATCTACAACATCGGAGGCGGAGAAGAAAAGCGAAACATCGATGTGGTAAAGACCATCCTCCGGCTCCTGGGGAAACCGGAAAGCCTGATCACTTTTGTCAAGGACCGCCCCGGCCACGACCTGCGCTACGCCCTCAATACCGGCAAGATGCTTCGAGAACTCGGCTGGCAGCCTGTAGTTTCCTTTGAAGGGGGCCTCGCCCAAACAGTTAAGTGGTACCTCGAAAACCGCACCTGGTGGGAGCGCGTCCGTGCCGGCGCCCACCTCGATTTCATGGAACAGTGGTACATTTTGCATAAAAAATACGCTGATAACTAA
- a CDS encoding class I SAM-dependent methyltransferase, giving the protein MKSKDNFVKTDFDFGWKRWQGIPAYADLTLQHQRGDILDVGCATCQLYTFLRSKGWEKRYYGIDIQKYEGYEYPKGAELIIGDALKVEFPSFDTVLLYNILEHVDDPITLLRKAINAARENVLINVPKRNEEMWKYGVVEYHQLDKTHKHCGFSKEEVYKLVDLAEGEIKTYKEVGKTNATIGIGLWNNIIPKGIVYLLSKIFSSKTFYQEIWCEVVRK; this is encoded by the coding sequence ATGAAAAGTAAGGATAATTTTGTTAAAACAGATTTCGACTTTGGTTGGAAAAGGTGGCAAGGTATTCCTGCCTATGCAGATTTAACTCTTCAACATCAAAGAGGAGATATCCTTGATGTAGGATGTGCTACTTGTCAGCTTTACACATTTTTGCGATCAAAGGGTTGGGAAAAAAGGTATTATGGAATTGATATTCAAAAATATGAGGGCTATGAATATCCTAAAGGTGCAGAGCTTATCATAGGAGATGCTCTAAAAGTAGAATTTCCAAGTTTTGATACGGTTTTACTCTATAATATTTTGGAGCATGTTGATGACCCAATAACATTATTAAGAAAAGCAATCAATGCTGCCAGAGAAAATGTTCTTATTAATGTGCCGAAAAGAAATGAGGAAATGTGGAAATATGGTGTTGTTGAATATCATCAGCTTGACAAGACTCATAAGCATTGCGGTTTTTCAAAAGAAGAAGTCTATAAATTAGTGGATTTAGCAGAAGGAGAGATAAAAACTTATAAAGAGGTGGGAAAAACAAATGCAACGATTGGGATTGGGCTGTGGAACAATATAATACCAAAAGGAATTGTTTATTTGCTTAGTAAAATATTTTCCTCCAAAACTTTTTATCAAGAAATATGGTGCGAGGTTGTGAGAAAATGA
- a CDS encoding glycosyltransferase family 4 protein — translation MKIAVFHNLPSGGAKRALYGFAKYLTKSGHLVDVFIPSTADETFLPLKDVANKVYVFPVRKTITGLIYSTFRYIPPINMKISLRDLERTEKEIADVINKKDYDIVFSEQDQNTMSPFFLKFIKKPAVYYCQQPSRFHEAILRNISQNRKQGDYPQLLRKIWHKYFVSRLPEIDRENASFSRYILTNSYFSRESILRSYGLNSFVSYLGVDTDIFKHLEIPKVNFVLSVGSCGPSKGFDFIIKSLARIDSKIRPRFIIVSNSVDVGWKNYLEQLAIKVGIELEIKHLVSNNELVQLYNKAKLVLYAPYLEPFGLVPLEAMACGTPVVAVREGGVRESVIHDETGILTERDEDMFAQAVSELLLNKEKREKMAKRCIEVIRNFWTLEHAGERLLNHLNRVMGVKI, via the coding sequence ATGAAAATAGCAGTTTTTCACAATTTACCTTCTGGAGGAGCAAAAAGGGCACTGTATGGTTTTGCTAAGTATTTGACTAAATCAGGCCATTTGGTAGATGTTTTTATTCCATCAACTGCTGATGAGACATTTTTACCATTGAAAGACGTTGCCAATAAAGTCTATGTATTTCCAGTAAGAAAAACTATTACTGGCCTGATTTATTCTACTTTCCGCTATATTCCCCCAATAAATATGAAAATTTCTTTAAGAGACCTTGAAAGAACGGAGAAAGAAATTGCTGATGTTATTAATAAGAAGGATTACGATATTGTGTTTAGTGAACAGGATCAAAATACTATGTCACCATTTTTTCTGAAATTCATTAAAAAACCAGCTGTTTACTATTGCCAGCAACCTTCAAGATTTCATGAAGCAATTTTACGGAACATCTCTCAAAATAGAAAACAGGGAGATTATCCTCAATTGTTGAGAAAAATATGGCATAAATATTTTGTTAGTAGACTGCCAGAGATAGACAGAGAAAATGCTTCCTTTTCTAGGTATATCTTAACAAATTCATATTTTTCCAGAGAGTCTATCTTGAGAAGCTATGGGCTTAATTCTTTTGTTTCTTATCTTGGAGTAGATACAGATATATTTAAACACCTTGAAATTCCTAAGGTGAACTTTGTCTTGTCTGTAGGAAGTTGTGGTCCATCTAAGGGATTTGATTTTATTATAAAATCTTTAGCTCGTATTGATTCCAAAATACGCCCTAGGTTTATTATTGTTTCCAACAGCGTTGATGTAGGATGGAAAAATTATTTGGAGCAACTGGCAATCAAAGTTGGCATTGAGTTAGAAATAAAACACTTAGTTTCAAATAATGAACTTGTGCAGCTTTACAATAAGGCAAAATTGGTTCTTTATGCTCCCTACCTCGAGCCTTTTGGACTTGTGCCATTAGAAGCAATGGCCTGTGGAACACCAGTAGTGGCAGTAAGAGAGGGGGGAGTAAGAGAGAGCGTGATTCATGATGAAACAGGAATTCTCACAGAAAGGGATGAAGACATGTTTGCCCAAGCTGTTAGTGAACTCCTCTTAAACAAAGAGAAAAGAGAAAAGATGGCTAAAAGATGTATAGAAGTAATTCGTAATTTTTGGACATTAGAGCATGCTGGAGAAAGATTATTAAATCATTTGAATCGTGTTATGGGGGTAAAAATATGA